In Arvicola amphibius chromosome 1, mArvAmp1.2, whole genome shotgun sequence, one DNA window encodes the following:
- the Matk gene encoding megakaryocyte-associated tyrosine-protein kinase isoform X1, with amino-acid sequence MAGQGSGVSWLAFDGWESKDLPRVSPRFLRAWHPSPIAARMPTRRWAPGTQCMTKCENSRPKPGELAFRKGDMVTILEACEDKGWYRAKHHGSGQEGLLAATALRQREALSADPKLSLMPWFHGKISGQEAVQQLQPPEDGLFLVRESARHPGDYVLCVSFGRDVIHYRVLHRDGHLTIDEAVCFCNLMDMVEHYTRDKGAICTKLVKPKRKQGAKSAEEELAKAGWLLDLQHLTLGAQIGEGEFGAVLQGEYLGQKVAVKNIKCDVTAQAFLDETAVMTKLQHRNLVRLLGVILHHGLYIVMEHVSKGNLVNFLRTRGRALVSTSQLLQFSLHVAEGMEYLEGKKLVHRDLAARNILVSEDLVAKVSDFGLAKAERKGLDSSRLPVKWSAPEALKNGRFSSKSDVWSFGVLLWEVFSYGRAPYPKMSLKEVSEAVEKGYRMEPPDGCPGSVHTLMGSCWEAEPARRPPFRKIAEKLGRELRSAGTAAPIAGQEAEGSAPPRSQDP; translated from the exons ATGGCAGGGCAAGGCTCTGGGGTCTCCTGGCTGGCCTTTGATGGCTGGGAGTCTAAGGACCTCCCTCGG GTGAGCCCTCGCTTCCTCCGAGCCTGGCACCCCTCGCCTATCGCAGCTAGGATGCCAACC AGGCGATGGGCCCCTGGGACTCAATGTATGACCAAGTGTGAGAACTCACGCCCCAAGCCTGGTGAGCTGGCCTTTCGCAAGGGCGACATGGTGACCATCTTGGAGGCCTGTGAG GACAAGGGCTGGTACCGCGCCAAGCACCACGGCAGTGGGCAGGAGGGGTTGCTGGCGGCCACTGCTCTGCGCCAGCGGGAGGCCCTCTCTGCAGACCCCAAGCTCAGCCTCATGCC ATGGTTCCACGGTAAGATCTCGGGCCAGGAAGCTGTGCAGCAGCTGCAGCCACCCGAGGACGGGCTGTTTCTCGTGCGGGAGTCGGCTCGTCACCCCGGAGACTACGTCCTGTGTGTTAGTTTTGGCCGAGACGTCATCCACTACCGTGTCCTGCATCGAGATGGCCACCTCACCATCGACGAGGCCGTGTGTTTCTGTAATCTGATGGACATGGTGGAG CATTACACCAGGGACAAGGGGGCCATCTGCACCAAGCTGGTGAAGCCCAAGAGGAAACAGGGTGCCAAGTCGGCCGAGGAGGAGCTTGCAAAGG CTGGCTGGCTACTCGATCTGCAGCACCTGACTCTGGGAGCACAGATTGGAGAGGGGGAGTTCGGAG ccgTCCTGCAGGGTGAGTACCTGGGGCAGAAGGTGGCCGTGAAGAACATCAAGTGTGACGTCACAGCCCAGGCCTTCCTGGATGAGACGGCCGTGATGAC AAAGCTGCAGCACAGGAACCTGGTACGGCTCCTAGGCGTGATCCTGCACCACGGCTTGTACATTGTCATGGAGCACGTGAGCAAG GGCAACCTGGTGAACTTCCTGCGCACGCGGGGCCGCGCCCTCGTGAGCACATCTCAGCTCCTGCAGTTTTCCCT ACATGTTGCTGAGGGCATGGAGTACCTGGAAGGCAAGAAGCTGGTACACCGGGACCTGGCTGCTCGCAACATCCTGGTCTCTGAGGACCTGGTGGCCAAGGTCAGTGACTTTGGCCTAGCCAAGGCTGAGCGGAAGGGACTGGACTCCAGCCGGCTGCCAGTCAAGTGGTCAGCACCCGAGGCTCTCAAGAATGGG CGGTTTTCCAGCAAATCAGACGTCTGGAGTTTTGGGGTGCTGCTGTGGGAAGTTTTCTCATATGGAAGAGCTCCGTACCCCAAGATG TCGCTGAAGGAGGTCTCAGAGGCTGTAGAAAAGGGTTACCGCATGGAGCCCCCCGACGGCTGCCCAGGCTCTGTGCACACTCTCATGGGCAGCTGCTGGGAGGCCGAGCCTGCACGCAGACCTCCCTTTCGCAAAATAGCAGAGAAGCTGGGCCGCGAGCTCCGCAGCGCGGGCACCGCAGCTCCCATTGCAGGACAGGAAGCTGAGGGTTCAGCTCCCCCACGGAGCCAGGATCCCTGA
- the Apba3 gene encoding amyloid-beta A4 precursor protein-binding family A member 3 isoform X2, with translation MEYLPDPQDPLGLPAMDLEETKGPRVPPEDHPSSTQWASGPRGPVSLSEMELDASGVQPPEEPERDPGSPGWMEGVSAEPADSRSSSSSPEPWLETAPLVTQQEPPVGAQSPETLASCPAVSEVPGPCGHEELVDGVIFTAKYLGSTQLLSERSPPPSTRMAQAQEAVDRVKAPEGETQPMVEVDIFISTKRVKVLAADSQDALMDHALQTISYIADIGPVLVVMARRRMARRTTPQDRSRRLYKMLCHVFHSEDAQLIAQAIGQAFSIAYSQFLQENGIDPSQVGMRPSDAASHPHNGDLDHFCNSQNCREVCIQKRPGEALGVALVESGWGSLLPTAVIANLLHGGPAERSGALSIGDRVTAINGTSLVGLSLAACQAAVREVRRHSSVTLSIIHCPPVTTAVIRRPHVREQLGFCVEDGIICSLLRGGAAERGGVRVGHRIIEVNGQSVVAMPHARIIQLLTEAREIHIKTMPAATYRLLTGQEQPVYL, from the exons ATGGAGTACCTGCCTGACCCCCAGGACCCCTTAGGGCTCCCAGCCATGGACTTGGAGGAGACCAAAGGCCCCAGGGTGCCCCCTGAGGACCACCCCTCCAGTACCCAGTGGGCCTCGGGACCCAGAGGACCTGTCTCCCTGAGCGAGATGGAACTGGATGCATCTGGTGTGCAG CCGCCCGAAGAGCCAGAGAGGGACCCAGGATCCCCAGGGTGGATGGAGGGGGTGTCGGCAGAGCCAGCAGACAGCAGGAGTTCCAGCAGCTCCCCAGAGCCCTGGCTGGAGACAGCGCCCCTGGTGACACAGCAGGAGCCCCCTGTGGGTGCCCAG AGCCCTGAGACCCTGGCCTCATGCCCTGCTGTCTCAGAGG TTCCAGGTCCCTGTGGACACGAGGAGCTCGTGGACGGTGTCATCTTCACTGCGAAATATCTGGGCTCCACCCAGCTGCTGTCAGAGCGTAGCCCGCCGCCCAGCACGCGCATGGCGCAGGCGCAGGAGGCTGTGGACCGCGTCAAG GCCCCCGAAGGTGAGACCCAACCAATGGTAGAGGTGGACATCTTTATCTCCACCAAGAGGGTCAAGGTGCTGGCCGCCGACTCACAG GACGCCCTGATGGACCACGCCCTGCAGACCATCTCCTACATTGCGGACATCGGGCCGGTGCTGGTCGTGATGGCCCGGAGACGGATGGCCAGGAGGACCACTCCCCAGGACCGCAGTCGGCGTCTCTACAAGATGCTGTGCCATGTCTTCCATTCGGAGGAT GCCCAGCTTATCGCCCAGGCCATCGGCCAGGCCTTCAGCATTGCCTACAGCCAGTTCCTGCAGGAGAATGGGATCGACCCCAGCCAAGTGGGCATGCGGCCCTCGGATGCTGCCAGCCACCCGCACAATGGCGACCTGGACCACTTCTGCAATAGCCAGAACTGCAGGGAG GTCTGTATCCAGAAGAGGCCGGGAGAGGCCCTGGGCGTCGCCCTGGTTGAGTCCGGCTGGGGCTCCCTGCTGCCCACCGCTGTCATCGCCAACCTGCTTCACGGGGGCCCTGCCGAGCGCTCCGGGGCCCTCAGCATCGGGGACCGTGTCACCGCCATCAATGGGACCAGCCTGGTGGGGCTGTCCCTGGCCGCCTGCCAGGCCGCCGTGCGT GAGGTGCGGCGACACTCGTCAGTGACACTGAGTATCATCCACTGCCCTCCGGTCACCACGGCCGTCATCCGGCGGCCCCATGTGCGCGAGCAGCTGGGCTTCTGCGTGGAGGATGGCATC ATCTGCAGTCTGCTGCGTGGGGGTGCGGCCGAGCGCGGGGGTGTCCGCGTGGGACACCGCATCATCGAGGTCAATGGGCAGAGCGTGGTGGCCATGCCCCACGCACGCATCATCCAGCTGCTCACTGAGGCGCGGGAG ATTCACATCAAGACGATGCCAGCTGCCACCTACCGGCTGCTCACGGGGCAGGAACAGCCGGTGTACCTGTGA
- the Matk gene encoding megakaryocyte-associated tyrosine-protein kinase isoform X2: protein MPTRRWAPGTQCMTKCENSRPKPGELAFRKGDMVTILEACEDKGWYRAKHHGSGQEGLLAATALRQREALSADPKLSLMPWFHGKISGQEAVQQLQPPEDGLFLVRESARHPGDYVLCVSFGRDVIHYRVLHRDGHLTIDEAVCFCNLMDMVEHYTRDKGAICTKLVKPKRKQGAKSAEEELAKAGWLLDLQHLTLGAQIGEGEFGAVLQGEYLGQKVAVKNIKCDVTAQAFLDETAVMTKLQHRNLVRLLGVILHHGLYIVMEHVSKGNLVNFLRTRGRALVSTSQLLQFSLHVAEGMEYLEGKKLVHRDLAARNILVSEDLVAKVSDFGLAKAERKGLDSSRLPVKWSAPEALKNGRFSSKSDVWSFGVLLWEVFSYGRAPYPKMSLKEVSEAVEKGYRMEPPDGCPGSVHTLMGSCWEAEPARRPPFRKIAEKLGRELRSAGTAAPIAGQEAEGSAPPRSQDP, encoded by the exons ATGCCAACC AGGCGATGGGCCCCTGGGACTCAATGTATGACCAAGTGTGAGAACTCACGCCCCAAGCCTGGTGAGCTGGCCTTTCGCAAGGGCGACATGGTGACCATCTTGGAGGCCTGTGAG GACAAGGGCTGGTACCGCGCCAAGCACCACGGCAGTGGGCAGGAGGGGTTGCTGGCGGCCACTGCTCTGCGCCAGCGGGAGGCCCTCTCTGCAGACCCCAAGCTCAGCCTCATGCC ATGGTTCCACGGTAAGATCTCGGGCCAGGAAGCTGTGCAGCAGCTGCAGCCACCCGAGGACGGGCTGTTTCTCGTGCGGGAGTCGGCTCGTCACCCCGGAGACTACGTCCTGTGTGTTAGTTTTGGCCGAGACGTCATCCACTACCGTGTCCTGCATCGAGATGGCCACCTCACCATCGACGAGGCCGTGTGTTTCTGTAATCTGATGGACATGGTGGAG CATTACACCAGGGACAAGGGGGCCATCTGCACCAAGCTGGTGAAGCCCAAGAGGAAACAGGGTGCCAAGTCGGCCGAGGAGGAGCTTGCAAAGG CTGGCTGGCTACTCGATCTGCAGCACCTGACTCTGGGAGCACAGATTGGAGAGGGGGAGTTCGGAG ccgTCCTGCAGGGTGAGTACCTGGGGCAGAAGGTGGCCGTGAAGAACATCAAGTGTGACGTCACAGCCCAGGCCTTCCTGGATGAGACGGCCGTGATGAC AAAGCTGCAGCACAGGAACCTGGTACGGCTCCTAGGCGTGATCCTGCACCACGGCTTGTACATTGTCATGGAGCACGTGAGCAAG GGCAACCTGGTGAACTTCCTGCGCACGCGGGGCCGCGCCCTCGTGAGCACATCTCAGCTCCTGCAGTTTTCCCT ACATGTTGCTGAGGGCATGGAGTACCTGGAAGGCAAGAAGCTGGTACACCGGGACCTGGCTGCTCGCAACATCCTGGTCTCTGAGGACCTGGTGGCCAAGGTCAGTGACTTTGGCCTAGCCAAGGCTGAGCGGAAGGGACTGGACTCCAGCCGGCTGCCAGTCAAGTGGTCAGCACCCGAGGCTCTCAAGAATGGG CGGTTTTCCAGCAAATCAGACGTCTGGAGTTTTGGGGTGCTGCTGTGGGAAGTTTTCTCATATGGAAGAGCTCCGTACCCCAAGATG TCGCTGAAGGAGGTCTCAGAGGCTGTAGAAAAGGGTTACCGCATGGAGCCCCCCGACGGCTGCCCAGGCTCTGTGCACACTCTCATGGGCAGCTGCTGGGAGGCCGAGCCTGCACGCAGACCTCCCTTTCGCAAAATAGCAGAGAAGCTGGGCCGCGAGCTCCGCAGCGCGGGCACCGCAGCTCCCATTGCAGGACAGGAAGCTGAGGGTTCAGCTCCCCCACGGAGCCAGGATCCCTGA
- the Apba3 gene encoding amyloid-beta A4 precursor protein-binding family A member 3 isoform X1 codes for MEYLPDPQDPLGLPAMDLEETKGPRVPPEDHPSSTQWASGPRGPVSLSEMELDASGVQVLVQRLEALPGDLGGPFPNGEPCPLHIATGQGLATQDSTDTGGLLSADVGGDDLLGLLRCEASLPAQPGPPDHPETTPRLLQPPEEPERDPGSPGWMEGVSAEPADSRSSSSSPEPWLETAPLVTQQEPPVGAQSPETLASCPAVSEVPGPCGHEELVDGVIFTAKYLGSTQLLSERSPPPSTRMAQAQEAVDRVKAPEGETQPMVEVDIFISTKRVKVLAADSQDALMDHALQTISYIADIGPVLVVMARRRMARRTTPQDRSRRLYKMLCHVFHSEDAQLIAQAIGQAFSIAYSQFLQENGIDPSQVGMRPSDAASHPHNGDLDHFCNSQNCREVCIQKRPGEALGVALVESGWGSLLPTAVIANLLHGGPAERSGALSIGDRVTAINGTSLVGLSLAACQAAVREVRRHSSVTLSIIHCPPVTTAVIRRPHVREQLGFCVEDGIICSLLRGGAAERGGVRVGHRIIEVNGQSVVAMPHARIIQLLTEAREIHIKTMPAATYRLLTGQEQPVYL; via the exons ATGGAGTACCTGCCTGACCCCCAGGACCCCTTAGGGCTCCCAGCCATGGACTTGGAGGAGACCAAAGGCCCCAGGGTGCCCCCTGAGGACCACCCCTCCAGTACCCAGTGGGCCTCGGGACCCAGAGGACCTGTCTCCCTGAGCGAGATGGAACTGGATGCATCTGGTGTGCAGGTGCTGGTCCAGCGGCTGGAAGCTCTGCCTGGTGACTTGGGTGGCCCGTTCCCAAATGGAGAGCCCTGTCCCCTGCACATTGCCACTGGCCAAGGCCTGGCCACCCAGGACAGCACAGACACTGGTGGGCTCTTGTCCGCCGACGTGGGCGGGGATGACCTTCTGGGTCTGCTGAGGTGTGAGGCATCTCTGCCTGCCCAACCGGGACCCCCAGACCACCCAGAGACCACACCCCGTTTGCTGCAGCCGCCCGAAGAGCCAGAGAGGGACCCAGGATCCCCAGGGTGGATGGAGGGGGTGTCGGCAGAGCCAGCAGACAGCAGGAGTTCCAGCAGCTCCCCAGAGCCCTGGCTGGAGACAGCGCCCCTGGTGACACAGCAGGAGCCCCCTGTGGGTGCCCAG AGCCCTGAGACCCTGGCCTCATGCCCTGCTGTCTCAGAGG TTCCAGGTCCCTGTGGACACGAGGAGCTCGTGGACGGTGTCATCTTCACTGCGAAATATCTGGGCTCCACCCAGCTGCTGTCAGAGCGTAGCCCGCCGCCCAGCACGCGCATGGCGCAGGCGCAGGAGGCTGTGGACCGCGTCAAG GCCCCCGAAGGTGAGACCCAACCAATGGTAGAGGTGGACATCTTTATCTCCACCAAGAGGGTCAAGGTGCTGGCCGCCGACTCACAG GACGCCCTGATGGACCACGCCCTGCAGACCATCTCCTACATTGCGGACATCGGGCCGGTGCTGGTCGTGATGGCCCGGAGACGGATGGCCAGGAGGACCACTCCCCAGGACCGCAGTCGGCGTCTCTACAAGATGCTGTGCCATGTCTTCCATTCGGAGGAT GCCCAGCTTATCGCCCAGGCCATCGGCCAGGCCTTCAGCATTGCCTACAGCCAGTTCCTGCAGGAGAATGGGATCGACCCCAGCCAAGTGGGCATGCGGCCCTCGGATGCTGCCAGCCACCCGCACAATGGCGACCTGGACCACTTCTGCAATAGCCAGAACTGCAGGGAG GTCTGTATCCAGAAGAGGCCGGGAGAGGCCCTGGGCGTCGCCCTGGTTGAGTCCGGCTGGGGCTCCCTGCTGCCCACCGCTGTCATCGCCAACCTGCTTCACGGGGGCCCTGCCGAGCGCTCCGGGGCCCTCAGCATCGGGGACCGTGTCACCGCCATCAATGGGACCAGCCTGGTGGGGCTGTCCCTGGCCGCCTGCCAGGCCGCCGTGCGT GAGGTGCGGCGACACTCGTCAGTGACACTGAGTATCATCCACTGCCCTCCGGTCACCACGGCCGTCATCCGGCGGCCCCATGTGCGCGAGCAGCTGGGCTTCTGCGTGGAGGATGGCATC ATCTGCAGTCTGCTGCGTGGGGGTGCGGCCGAGCGCGGGGGTGTCCGCGTGGGACACCGCATCATCGAGGTCAATGGGCAGAGCGTGGTGGCCATGCCCCACGCACGCATCATCCAGCTGCTCACTGAGGCGCGGGAG ATTCACATCAAGACGATGCCAGCTGCCACCTACCGGCTGCTCACGGGGCAGGAACAGCCGGTGTACCTGTGA
- the Zfr2 gene encoding LOW QUALITY PROTEIN: zinc finger RNA-binding protein 2 (The sequence of the model RefSeq protein was modified relative to this genomic sequence to represent the inferred CDS: inserted 1 base in 1 codon): MAASGFSGLAQGAGPSSSTQSSSAFPVPAAGPSYAMQSAPGTESTTSRALAPATQLHTSQDSASSSRSPGPVPVAAAASTHQQDGHSCRESKGRRSCEDSAEHPAAASLCRPGPSTHSSDRPLKSQRVLQKQQTSPMASGGSDPWGGPGLGPWDPSFTSDALPFLDRLPKPKAGPRPPSMHYCEVCRVSCAGPQTYRDHLEGQKHRKKQAAQRTNTQPSGGPRGAQSLHCGLCAVSCTGADAYAAHMRGARHQKVFKLHTRLGKPIPSEPTPQSVTYTRGSDSIPETSVKQEAHSSYSSHTSGRPAPAKGSTASRKGPPELQTAHSRPGERRPSHPKAEASRGGPGEASGTYGDIEPVGTEYVEEVRSEEGKVIRFRCKLCECSFNDRNARDMHLTGRRHRLQYRKKVDPTLPVAARPSGPMQRVLVKRLQRQRQLAQARLEDARHWSSELRQQEEQNRELEELSQPQIDEQSPMSPAWALPAPTAKPGMATTRRQSGRRPESSDDRHVMSKHASIYPTEEELQAIQTAVSHTERALRLVSDTLAEESSQHGTLAPPPPRMLKGVVRVGILAKGLVLRGDHSVQLTLLCSKKPTHSLLQRIKQELPRELSIVAEDKYEVSSDRDANIVISACVEPGVTVTVSATSPLMREDPSVKRGLQDSLPDPEDVLDRERCLETLAALRHAKWFQARASGLQPCVIVIRVLRELCRCLPPWGALPAWAMELLVEKVLSSAPRPLSPGDAMRRVLEYVATGALLTDGPGLQDPCEKGPQDALEPMTPQQREDLTASAQRALRLVAFRQIHKVLHMEQLPPRTRFGARARKRMREASQAQEGAGERKXGRQGTAGLP, from the exons CACCCAGTCCTCCTCGGCTTTTCCTGTCCCGGCTGCTGGGCCCAGCTATGCCATGCAATCTGCCCCTGGAACAGAGAGCACCACCAGCCGGGCCCTGGCCCCTGCCACTCAGCTGCACACCAGCCAGGACTCCGCGTCCAGCAGCCGGTCCCCAGGTCCTGTCCCTGTGGCCGCAGCTGCATCTACCCACCAG CAGGATGGTCACAGCTGCCGAGAGTCAAAGGGGCGCAGGAGTTGCGAGGACTCAGCAGAGCACCCAGCTGCAGCCTCTCTCTGCCGGCCAG GCCCGAGCACCCACAGCTCAGACCGCCCACTGAAGTCCCAGCGGGTCCTGCAGAAGCAACAGACATCCCCAATGGCTTCCGGGGGCTCGGACCCTTGGGGTGGCCCAGGCCTCGGGCCCTGGGACCCCAGCTTTACCAGCGACGCGCTGCCGTTCCTGGACAGGCTGCCGAAGCCCAAGGCGGGCCCCAGGCCACCCTCCATGCACTACTGCGAGGTCTGCAGGGTCAGCTGCGCTGGGCCGCAG ACCTATCGGGATCACCTGGAAGGACAGAAGCACCGGAAGAAGCAGGCAGCTCAGAGGACAAACACACAGCCCAGCGGAGGTCCGCGAGGGGCCCAGAGCCTGCACTGCGGCCTCTGTGCTGTGTCCTGCACCGGGGCGGATGCCTATGCTGCTCACATGAGGGGAGCCAGGCACCAGAAG GTCTTCAAGTTGCACACCAGGCTAGGGAAGCCCATTCCCTCTGAGCCCACGCCTCAGAGTGTCACCTACACCAGAGGCTCGGACAGCATCCCTGAAACCTCAGTCAAGCAGGAAGCTCACAGCAGTTACAGCTCACACACCTCAGGCCGGCCAGCACCAGCCAAAGGGTCAACAGCCTCGCGCAAGG GGCCACCTGAACTGCAGACAGCACACAGCCGACCCGGAGAAAGGAGACCATCACACCccaaggcagaggccagcaggggaGGGCCTGGGGAAGCTTCAGGGACCTATGGGGACATCGAGCCAGTGGGCACAGAGTATGTGGAGGAG GTGCGCAGCGAAGAAGGGAAGGTGATCCGCTTCCGATGCAAGCTCTGCGAGTGCAGCTTCAACGACCGCAACGCCAGGGACATGCACCTGACCGGACGCCGGCATCGGCTGCAGTACCGG AAGAAAGTGGACCCGACACTTCCGGTGGCTGCGCGGCCCAGCGGCCCCATGCAGAGGGTGCTGGTCAAGCGGCTGCAGCGGCAGCGGCAGCTGGCACAGGCAAGACTAGAGGATGCACGGCACTGGAGCTCTGAACTAAG ACAGCAAGAAGAACAGAACAGGGAGCTTGAGGAGCTCTCCCAGCCCCAGATTGATGAGCAGTCACCCATGTCACCCGCCTGGGCCCTGCCAGCTCCCACTGCCAAGCCAGGAATGGCCACCACCCGGCGCCAG TCGGGGCGCCGGCCAGAGAGCAGTGACGATCGGCATGTCATGAGCAAGCATGCTTCCATCTACCCCACCGAGGAGGAGCTGCAGGCCATACAGACGGCTGTGTCCCACACAGAACGAGCCCTCAGACTGGTGTCGGACACACTGGCCGAGGAGAGCAGCCAGCATGG caccCTGGCGCCTCCACCACCACGGATGCTCAAGGGTGTGGTGCGGGTTGGCATCCTGGCCAAGGGCCTGGTCTTGCGTGGGGACCACAGTGTGCAGCTGACCCTGCTGTGCTCCAAGAAGCCCACTCACTCCCTGCTACAGAGGATCAAGCAGGAGCTGCCCAGAGAGCTGTCG ATAGTGGCAGAAGACAAGTACGAGGTCTCATCTGACCGTGATGCCAACATCGTTATCTCAGCCTGTGTGGAGCCTGGGGTGACGGTCACTGTGTCTGCCACCTCACCTCTGATGCGCGAAGACCCCTCCGTAAAACGAG GACTGCAAGACTCTCTGCCTGACCCAGAGGATGTCCTGGACAGGGAGCGGTGTCTGGAGACCCTGGCCGCCCTCCGTCATGCCAAGTGGTTCCAG GCTCGAGCCAGTGGCCTGCAGCCGTGTGTGATTGTCATCAGAGTTTTGCGGGAGCTGTGTCGCTGCCTGCCCCCCTGGGGGGCCCTGCCCGCCTGG GCCATGGAGCTGCTGGTGGAGAAGGTTCTGAGCAGCGCACCCCGGCCCTTGAGCCCAGGGGATGCCATGCGGCGGGTCCTGGAGTACGTGGCCACAGGCGCGCTCCTGACAG ATGGTCCGGGGCTGCAGGACCCCTGTGAGAAAGGCCCACAGGATGCCCTGGAGCCCATGACCCCACAACAGCGGGAAGACCTGACGGCCAGTGCTCAG CGTGCCCTGCGTCTCGTGGCCTTCCGGCAGATACACAAGGTCCTTCACATGGAACAGTTACCTCCGCGGACCAGATTTGGGGCCCGGGCCCGGAAGAGGATGAGGGAGGCTAGTCAGGCCCAGGAGGGCGCTGGGGAGAGAA CGGGCCGGCAGGGCACGGCAGGGCTGCCCTGA
- the Mrpl54 gene encoding 39S ribosomal protein L54, mitochondrial, translating to MAATCLFGASRMWAGCWLRALPVPGGPGTLSIRDYAKKPVMKGSKGAKGSVPAEALKDPEVCTDPARLTTHVMGVNIYKEGQDVALKPDSEYPEWLFQMNLGPPKKLEELEPESREYWRLLRKQNIWRHNRLSRNKKL from the exons ATGGCGGCCACCTGTCTTTTCGGAGCTTCCCGGATGTGGGCCGGCTGTTGGCTCCGGGCTCTCCCGGTCCCCGGAGGACCTGGAACGCTCTCCATCCGGGACTACGCCAAGAAGCCAG TTATGAAGGGCAGCAAAGGTGCCAAGGGCAGCGTGCCTGCTGAGGCCCTGAAGGACCCTGAAGTGTGCACAGACCCCGCCCGGCTGACCACACACGTCATGGGGGTGAACATCTACAAGGAAGGCCAGGACGTGGCCCTGAAGCCAGACTCCGAGTACCCCGAGTG GCTATTCCAGATGAACTTGGGTCCCCCCAAAAAGCTGGAGGAGCTGGAACCCGAGTCCCGTGAGTACTGGCGACTGCTGCGCAAACAGAACATCTGGCGTCACAACCGGCTAAGCAGGAACAAGAAGCTGTAG